One region of Glutamicibacter sp. B1 genomic DNA includes:
- a CDS encoding Na+/H+ antiporter subunit D — protein MNFLDLAPLAVVLPIIGAGAAFLARRQVLLQRLITIGILCLTLVLEAGMLAAVWGGESYAIHIGGWDSPFGIALMVDGFSAFMLLISTLVSLAVLFFATSQGLADGDEPGPVSVFHPAYLILLAGVSNAFLAADLFNLYVGFEILLTASYVLLTLGGTAERIRAGTTYVVVSVVSSVIFLMAIAMTYAATGTVNMADLAVKLPDLDQGPQLILHVLLLIAFGIKAAVFPLSLWLPDSYPTAPAPVTAVFAGLLTKVGVYAIVRTETLLFPGGAVNAGLLVVATLTMVIGILGALAQTDFKRMLSFTLTSHIGYLIFGVAVGGPLAIAATIYYVGHHIIVQTSLFMVAGLIERRAGSSNVTKLGSLAKLSPALSLLFFIPAINLGGIPPFSGFLGKFGLLHAAVQDADPLTWVAVGAGLLTSLLTLLAIIRVWARIFWRRAADAEAPNPELVHEAAQVAAETAAGGAQNPGLGLKLARELEAESLPWGMRYATGSLVVAGIALTVFAGPIFEFCERVAAQLIAREPYISAILSF, from the coding sequence GTGAATTTTCTTGATCTAGCACCCTTAGCAGTAGTCCTACCCATTATTGGTGCGGGCGCCGCGTTCTTGGCCCGTCGGCAAGTGCTCTTACAACGCCTGATTACGATCGGCATTCTGTGCCTGACTCTCGTTCTCGAAGCTGGGATGTTGGCAGCGGTCTGGGGAGGCGAAAGCTACGCCATCCACATCGGTGGTTGGGATTCACCATTCGGCATCGCCCTGATGGTCGATGGGTTCAGCGCGTTCATGCTGCTGATTTCTACCCTTGTCTCGCTGGCCGTGTTGTTCTTCGCCACGAGCCAGGGGTTGGCCGATGGCGATGAACCAGGCCCGGTGTCGGTGTTCCACCCGGCCTACCTGATCCTTCTTGCTGGCGTGTCCAACGCCTTCTTGGCAGCCGACCTCTTCAACCTCTATGTCGGATTCGAAATCCTGCTCACCGCCAGCTACGTCTTGCTGACCCTGGGCGGAACGGCTGAACGTATCCGCGCCGGTACCACCTACGTGGTGGTGTCGGTGGTTTCCTCGGTGATCTTCCTGATGGCCATCGCAATGACCTACGCGGCCACCGGTACGGTGAACATGGCTGACCTTGCGGTGAAGCTACCCGATCTAGACCAAGGGCCACAACTGATCCTGCACGTCCTGCTGCTAATTGCCTTCGGCATTAAAGCGGCCGTGTTCCCGCTGTCCCTGTGGCTTCCGGACTCCTACCCGACGGCCCCGGCCCCGGTGACCGCAGTGTTCGCAGGGTTGTTGACCAAGGTGGGTGTTTACGCGATTGTGCGTACCGAAACCTTGCTCTTCCCGGGCGGCGCGGTCAACGCCGGGCTACTGGTCGTGGCTACGCTGACCATGGTGATCGGTATTCTCGGTGCGCTGGCACAGACGGACTTCAAACGTATGTTGTCCTTCACCCTCACCAGCCACATTGGCTACCTGATTTTTGGAGTCGCTGTTGGGGGACCGCTAGCGATCGCCGCGACCATCTACTACGTGGGGCACCACATCATTGTGCAGACTTCGCTATTCATGGTGGCCGGTCTGATTGAACGTCGTGCCGGAAGCTCAAATGTCACCAAGCTTGGCTCGCTGGCAAAGCTTTCCCCGGCCCTGTCGTTGCTCTTCTTCATTCCTGCCATCAACTTGGGCGGTATTCCACCGTTCTCAGGGTTCTTGGGGAAGTTCGGATTGCTTCACGCGGCAGTGCAGGATGCTGACCCACTGACCTGGGTGGCAGTAGGAGCCGGGCTACTGACCAGTTTGTTGACCCTCTTGGCGATCATTCGTGTGTGGGCTCGTATCTTCTGGCGCCGTGCAGCCGATGCTGAGGCCCCAAATCCAGAACTCGTGCACGAGGCCGCTCAAGTGGCCGCTGAAACTGCCGCTGGTGGTGCGCAGAACCCTGGCTTAGGTCTCAAATTGGCGCGAGAATTAGAAGCAGAATCTTTGCCATGGGGTATGCGCTATGCGACCGGGTCACTGGTGGTCGCTGGTATTGCCTTGACCGTATTTGCGGGACCAATTTTCGAATTCTGTGAACGCGTCGCCGCACAGTTGATCGCCCGCGAACCGTACATTAGTGCGATCCTGTCATTCTGA
- a CDS encoding Na(+)/H(+) antiporter subunit C: protein MSVNITFLVITGVLLAAGFYLVLERTLTRVLLGIMLLGNGINLLILTSGGRRGVAPLFQSGLAAEEYSDPLPQALILTAIVITFAVTAFLLAMIYRSWTLTSADELADDTEDIKVSQKTAYDEEEDSPVAEDTTEFVDEEGRPVREGEE from the coding sequence ATGAGCGTGAACATCACCTTTCTCGTGATTACCGGGGTGCTGTTGGCGGCCGGATTCTATCTGGTGCTGGAACGAACCCTGACCCGTGTGCTCTTGGGCATCATGCTGCTTGGTAATGGAATTAATCTGCTGATTCTCACTAGCGGTGGACGTCGTGGTGTGGCACCGCTCTTCCAGTCCGGGCTAGCTGCCGAGGAATATTCGGATCCGTTGCCACAGGCATTGATCCTCACGGCCATCGTCATCACCTTCGCAGTGACTGCGTTCTTGCTAGCCATGATTTATCGTTCATGGACGCTGACCAGCGCCGATGAACTAGCCGATGACACCGAAGATATTAAGGTCTCGCAGAAGACCGCCTACGACGAAGAGGAAGACTCGCCAGTGGCAGAGGATACGACCGAATTCGTTGACGAAGAAGGCCGCCCAGTGCGCGAGGGGGAAGAGTGA
- a CDS encoding Na+/H+ antiporter subunit A yields the protein MLVILTALFVTAFLCPILFRVLKRNAFYVVAVVPAVGFIWLLTQLPTVLAADNSLANGAPNAPPSISIQWIPGLNIGLNFRMDSLAATILLLILGVGALVLFYCARYFKNDDPQIGGFAAKMVAFAGAMTGLVTADDVIIMFIFWEITSVLSYLLIGFNQALITARRSAMNALIITTLGGLVMLAGILMIGATAGSYQLSEIMASADQLVSLGTYTDVAVALIIVGAISKSALVPFHFWLPGAMAAPTPVSAYLHAAAMVKAGVYLIARMAPGFADTNLWAPMTVGIGILTMIIGGFRALKQYDLKLILAFGTVSQLGFIIAIFGFGTPEAAFAALAMTLAHGLFKATLFLSVGIIDHNTGTRDIRKLSGLRRAMPILTVTAGIAAASMAGVPLLFGFVAKEAVYESALHLDTPWGWAALVGLVLGAGLTMGYSLRFFFGAFGVKKKSVPALICKAPTLIFLAPLLVLSALTLFLGLYPQLVEPLMIHWSAAQGGPGKMHLLAFAGLNPALGLSAISVSLGLIFYWIRRRSDTGAPLRRMTISAEEIYRMSVNVLDMVAIWITGRTQRGSLSFYLGVILGVVLVIPLGIALTVATPWPSNWIIADHPAQILIGVIIIAGAVVAIIAPKRFMAVLMVSVTGYGMVAIFALQGAPDLALTQLLVETIVLVSFVLALRALPKRLWGGIKRIKWGRALMAIALAVMVIYIAIAMMAARQESSISLAWPDLAYYEGYGKNIVNVALVDMRVWDTFGEITVLAAAATGVASLIFAGRSFGSRVRAQDVAPGSIDSGSEAMGGKESKEVALRIARRFASSDNQDWLMAGSTLVAERRSIIFEVVTRLMFHSVLVLSVYTLLAGHNTPGGGFAGGLIAGLALTIRYLAGGRIELSESMRIAPGMLIGGGIALAGLAGIVPLLLGDEIFTMYAMEFWFFGDQKFVTSTVFDIGVYLVVLGLVQDVLRSLGSEIDALSEGRSPIDRHDFVEASQTGVGR from the coding sequence GTGCTAGTAATTCTCACTGCGCTGTTCGTGACCGCTTTTTTGTGCCCAATCTTATTCCGGGTGCTTAAACGAAATGCCTTTTATGTGGTGGCGGTCGTCCCTGCAGTGGGATTCATCTGGTTGCTGACTCAGCTTCCCACAGTCCTTGCCGCCGATAATTCCTTGGCTAACGGTGCACCCAACGCGCCACCGTCCATCAGCATTCAATGGATCCCCGGTCTGAATATCGGGTTGAACTTCCGCATGGACTCACTCGCGGCAACGATCTTGCTGCTGATTCTCGGTGTCGGCGCCCTAGTGCTGTTCTATTGCGCCCGCTACTTCAAGAATGATGACCCGCAAATCGGTGGCTTCGCCGCCAAAATGGTGGCCTTCGCCGGTGCCATGACCGGACTGGTCACCGCCGATGACGTCATCATCATGTTCATCTTCTGGGAAATCACCAGTGTGCTTTCCTACTTGCTGATTGGCTTCAATCAGGCGCTGATCACCGCTCGACGTTCGGCCATGAACGCACTGATCATCACCACCCTAGGTGGTTTGGTCATGCTCGCTGGGATCTTGATGATCGGTGCGACGGCAGGCAGCTACCAGCTCTCTGAAATCATGGCCTCCGCGGACCAGCTGGTTTCCTTGGGAACCTACACCGATGTAGCTGTTGCCTTGATTATCGTGGGCGCGATTTCGAAGTCGGCCTTGGTGCCTTTCCACTTCTGGCTTCCCGGCGCGATGGCCGCTCCGACACCAGTGTCCGCGTACCTGCACGCCGCAGCGATGGTGAAGGCCGGCGTCTACCTGATTGCCCGAATGGCTCCCGGCTTTGCGGACACCAACTTGTGGGCTCCAATGACCGTGGGTATCGGTATTCTGACCATGATCATTGGTGGCTTCCGTGCGCTAAAGCAGTATGACCTCAAGCTGATTTTGGCTTTTGGAACCGTGTCTCAGCTCGGCTTCATCATTGCGATCTTTGGCTTTGGCACACCCGAAGCCGCATTTGCCGCGTTGGCCATGACTCTGGCACACGGTCTGTTTAAAGCGACCCTGTTCCTCAGCGTGGGCATCATTGACCACAACACCGGTACGCGTGATATCCGAAAGCTCAGCGGACTACGTCGAGCAATGCCGATCCTCACCGTCACCGCCGGTATCGCAGCTGCCTCCATGGCAGGTGTCCCACTGCTCTTTGGTTTCGTAGCCAAAGAAGCGGTGTATGAATCAGCGCTTCATCTTGATACTCCGTGGGGCTGGGCTGCCCTTGTCGGGCTCGTGCTCGGCGCCGGTTTGACCATGGGTTACTCACTGCGCTTCTTCTTCGGAGCTTTCGGCGTGAAGAAGAAATCGGTACCGGCCCTGATCTGCAAGGCACCGACCCTGATCTTCTTGGCGCCACTACTGGTGCTCTCAGCACTGACACTATTCCTTGGCCTCTACCCGCAGCTGGTCGAACCACTGATGATTCACTGGTCCGCAGCACAAGGCGGTCCAGGGAAGATGCACCTGCTGGCATTCGCAGGGCTGAACCCTGCACTGGGGCTTAGCGCAATTTCGGTGAGCCTTGGTTTGATCTTCTACTGGATCCGCCGCCGTAGCGATACCGGCGCACCACTGCGTCGCATGACAATCTCGGCCGAAGAAATTTACCGTATGTCGGTGAACGTGTTGGACATGGTCGCGATTTGGATTACCGGTCGTACCCAGCGAGGTTCCTTGTCCTTCTACCTCGGCGTGATCCTTGGTGTGGTCTTGGTGATCCCACTGGGCATCGCCCTGACCGTTGCCACTCCATGGCCATCAAACTGGATTATTGCTGATCATCCGGCCCAGATCCTGATCGGCGTCATCATCATTGCCGGAGCCGTGGTGGCCATCATCGCACCAAAGCGTTTCATGGCTGTGCTCATGGTTTCGGTGACCGGCTACGGCATGGTGGCAATTTTTGCGTTGCAAGGGGCACCAGACTTGGCGCTCACGCAGCTACTGGTAGAAACCATCGTGTTGGTTTCATTCGTGCTGGCTCTGCGCGCACTGCCCAAACGTTTATGGGGTGGGATCAAACGCATCAAGTGGGGTCGTGCCCTGATGGCGATCGCCCTGGCCGTGATGGTCATTTACATTGCTATCGCTATGATGGCAGCCCGTCAAGAATCCAGCATTTCGCTGGCATGGCCTGACCTGGCGTACTACGAAGGCTATGGCAAGAACATTGTGAACGTGGCCTTGGTAGATATGCGTGTGTGGGATACCTTCGGGGAAATCACCGTGCTGGCAGCTGCCGCCACCGGTGTGGCCTCACTGATCTTCGCCGGGCGTAGCTTTGGCAGCCGAGTAAGGGCTCAAGATGTGGCTCCGGGCAGCATCGATTCGGGATCCGAAGCCATGGGTGGCAAAGAATCCAAAGAAGTGGCGCTGCGTATTGCACGACGCTTTGCCTCCAGCGACAACCAAGATTGGTTGATGGCCGGTAGCACCCTGGTGGCTGAACGACGTTCCATCATTTTTGAAGTCGTCACTCGTTTGATGTTCCACTCGGTCCTCGTGCTCTCGGTGTATACGTTGCTCGCCGGGCACAACACCCCAGGTGGTGGTTTTGCTGGAGGCCTGATCGCAGGTCTGGCATTGACCATTCGTTATCTGGCAGGTGGGCGTATTGAACTTTCAGAATCTATGCGCATTGCACCGGGCATGCTAATCGGTGGAGGCATTGCACTCGCTGGCCTAGCTGGCATTGTGCCGCTGTTGCTTGGCGATGAAATTTTCACCATGTACGCCATGGAATTTTGGTTCTTTGGTGATCAGAAGTTTGTCACCTCCACGGTGTTTGATATCGGCGTATATCTGGTGGTTCTGGGTCTGGTCCAAGACGTCCTACGCTCACTGGGCAGTGAGATCGACGCCCTCTCTGAAGGACGTAGCCCAATTGACCGCCACGATTTTGTCGAAGCATCACAGACAGGAGTTGGACGATGA
- a CDS encoding MFS transporter, with the protein MSPPVSDKWLNKYTWAWASWDWGQAAINAVMITFVFTVYLTSDLFGDKDHASLVLSQALTVGGLAIAVLVPVTGLRADAAGRRKIWIVVNTLILVAVCAACFFVYPSEQYLWFGAILIALMSVVSEFAGVNYNAVLNQISTKATVGKVSGFGWGMGYVGGILALALVLFGFVEPIVQWPGASTENSLNLRLIALFSAAWCLVFALPLFFIIPESAASSAVKIPLKDSYKVLFTTIKNLWRSDRNLLFFLCSSAVFRDGLAAIFTFGGVIAAGTFGFAASDVIIFAIVGNLVAALGAVLGGRLDDILGPKMVICGSLIGLLVAGTGVFFSPGASGFWIFGLLLCLFVGPAQAASRSYLARLIPEGREGELFGLYATTGRAVSFLAPGLFGLAIALATPLVATGSAQRYGILGILVVLALGLLLLLPIRSPRESNA; encoded by the coding sequence ATGTCACCGCCGGTCAGCGATAAGTGGCTCAACAAGTACACCTGGGCCTGGGCAAGCTGGGACTGGGGTCAGGCGGCCATTAACGCCGTCATGATCACCTTCGTCTTCACCGTCTATCTCACCAGCGATCTCTTTGGCGATAAGGACCACGCCTCATTGGTGCTCTCTCAGGCACTGACCGTAGGTGGCCTAGCGATCGCCGTATTAGTGCCGGTGACCGGATTACGGGCTGATGCCGCAGGGCGACGGAAAATATGGATTGTCGTCAATACGCTCATCCTTGTTGCCGTGTGCGCGGCCTGTTTCTTCGTTTACCCAAGCGAACAGTACCTATGGTTCGGCGCCATTCTCATCGCCTTGATGTCAGTGGTCAGTGAATTCGCTGGCGTGAACTACAACGCCGTGCTCAATCAGATCTCCACCAAAGCCACCGTCGGAAAGGTTTCTGGCTTTGGATGGGGCATGGGATATGTTGGCGGAATCCTTGCCCTGGCACTGGTGCTCTTCGGCTTTGTTGAGCCGATCGTTCAGTGGCCCGGTGCGTCCACCGAAAATTCCCTGAACCTACGATTGATTGCACTTTTCTCGGCCGCCTGGTGCTTGGTCTTTGCCCTGCCACTGTTTTTCATCATCCCTGAATCAGCTGCATCCAGCGCGGTGAAGATCCCACTTAAAGATTCATACAAGGTACTGTTCACCACCATCAAGAACCTGTGGCGCAGCGACCGAAATCTGCTGTTCTTCCTCTGCTCATCAGCGGTGTTCCGCGATGGCTTGGCAGCCATCTTCACTTTCGGCGGCGTCATCGCAGCCGGAACCTTTGGCTTCGCAGCCTCTGATGTCATTATTTTTGCGATCGTCGGCAACCTGGTGGCTGCCCTCGGAGCAGTTCTCGGTGGACGACTCGATGACATATTGGGCCCAAAGATGGTCATCTGCGGTTCACTGATCGGTCTCTTGGTAGCCGGCACTGGCGTCTTCTTCTCCCCCGGAGCCAGCGGGTTCTGGATCTTCGGATTGCTCCTGTGCCTCTTCGTAGGGCCAGCCCAGGCAGCATCGCGCTCGTATCTGGCACGCTTGATCCCTGAAGGTCGAGAGGGTGAGCTCTTTGGACTTTATGCCACCACGGGCCGAGCCGTCTCATTCCTGGCTCCCGGACTATTCGGCCTGGCCATTGCCTTGGCTACCCCGCTGGTCGCTACCGGCAGTGCTCAACGTTATGGCATCTTGGGCATTCTCGTCGTCCTAGCGCTTGGCCTACTACTATTGCTGCCTATTCGATCACCACGAGAATCTAACGCTTAG
- the dcd gene encoding dCTP deaminase has product MLYSDGDIRREIASGEIGLEPYDPNMVQPASVDVRIDRFFRLFDNHKYAHIDPSVEQDELTRLVEVDPDEPFILHPGEFVLGSTYEVVTLGHSVAARLEGKSSLGRLGLLTHSTAGFIDPGFSGHVTLELSNMATLPIKLWPGSKIGQLCFFKLTSATEHPYGSGPYGNRYQGQRGPTASRSHLNFHRTTIAN; this is encoded by the coding sequence GTGTTGTATTCAGATGGTGACATTCGTCGAGAAATAGCGTCCGGTGAGATTGGGCTTGAGCCCTATGACCCGAATATGGTCCAGCCCGCATCCGTGGACGTTCGTATTGACCGGTTCTTCCGGTTGTTCGACAACCACAAATATGCGCATATCGATCCATCGGTGGAGCAAGATGAGCTAACCCGTCTGGTCGAGGTAGACCCGGATGAACCGTTTATTCTCCACCCCGGAGAATTTGTCTTGGGCTCCACCTATGAAGTCGTGACCCTGGGACACTCCGTAGCTGCACGTCTGGAAGGTAAGAGCTCATTGGGCCGCCTCGGACTGCTCACCCACTCCACCGCCGGGTTCATCGATCCCGGATTCTCGGGTCACGTGACCTTGGAACTTTCCAATATGGCGACCTTGCCCATCAAGCTATGGCCAGGATCGAAGATTGGCCAACTGTGCTTCTTCAAGCTCACCTCGGCCACCGAACACCCCTACGGTTCCGGACCCTATGGTAATCGCTACCAAGGACAGCGAGGGCCGACAGCATCACGCAGTCACCTGAACTTCCATCGAACAACTATCGCGAACTAA